GCTTTTAGCAATACAGGATTTCTCCAATTTTGCTCCATTTTGGCCACAGTAGCAATTCCTCACTTGATAAACACCCCCTAACTGCATTATCACTTAGGTATAATTTATCAATTAAATGATATCAAATGGTTAAATAAATATTATTTAATAGTTAATTGACCCAAACCCGCTACAGGCCTACTGTCTTTTTGAAGAGATTTGTCGCATTAAACCAAAATTTCTCATGTCTACCTCCACATGCAAACTATTGTCACTTTTAGGTGGTATATGTTGTTCCTTACCAACCCTAGCCGGTATCATCAAAGGGAAAGTATCCGATTCCAAAACTCACGAACCCATTGTGGGGGCGGTGATAGAAGCGGAGTCCGGAAAGATGAAATACAAAACCGTGGCGAATCTTGATGGTAGTTTCGTATTCAAAAATCTGCCTGAAGGAAACTATGAAGTAAAGATCAAATTCATTGGATATAAGTCTTCGGAAGAATTCAAGGTAACCCTGAAAGATGCCAGGAGTATCGAATCCATCGGTAATATTGAATTAAAAGATGAGATTAAGGAACTGGGAGCTGTGAATATAAACGGAGGCAGCAAGCATAGTGATAGCTACGTACGTGCCATGGAGAAAAACGGGGATGTAGTGCAGAATATACTTTCTGCGAGAGCTATTCAACTGCTGCCAGATGTAACGGTTGCCAATGCCCTGCAACGTGTCAGTGGCGTGACTATTCAGCGCGATAACAGCGGTGAAGGACGCTACGCCATCATCCGCGGTATGGCGCAACGTTATAACAATACGCTGGTGAATGGGGTGAAGATCCCAAGCCCCGACGATAAATACCGCTTTGTTCCGATGGATCTGTTTCCATCCGATATGCTGGAAAGGCTGGAAGTAATCAAAGCCCTGACACCAGGAATGGAAGGAGATGCCATTGGTGGTACGATGAACCTGGTGATGAAAAGTGCACCAGACCATTTCATGCTCAACGCAAGCCTGGCTGGTGGATATTCCACCCTCTTTTCCGACAGGCCATTCAGCGCATTCGATCATGCAGGTATGAAGTCGCCTTCTCCGGCCGAAATTCACGGTAACGGATATACGGCAACTGCTGCTGATTTCAGGCTGAATCATTTTCATTACCACGATAAATCATCGCCGGTAAATACTACAGCGGGACTCACCATCGGTAACCGGTTCTTTAATAAAAAACTCGGTGTAATCGTTTCTGCCAGCTACCAGAATTTCTTCAGGGGCTCCAATACACAAACGATCATCCCCAGTGCCAATACCAACATTATTCCGCAGCCCACTACCCTGATGATCACAGATGTGCTGGACAGAGAATACTCCACACAAACCAACAGGATTGCCCTGCATAATAAAATTGACTACGTATTCAACGACCGTAACACCATCTCGCTCTATAATTTTTATGTGCATCAGAATGAGTATCAGACAAGATATACCAATGATACCACTTTCGGCACCAACTCTTCTGCTGTTCAAAAGTCGGTAGATGTAGAATACAGGAGCAGATGGCAGATACAGGATATTTACAATGCTACCCTACATGGGGCGCATCAGCTGAGTAACCAGGTTTCGTTCGACTGGAGCGGTGTATACTCCATTGCTAAAAGTAATGTACCGGATATGGCGTCGTACGATTTTAATTCCAATGTACTCTTCGATGGAAAAGGCAATGCCACCGGCGCCGACTCTTCTACTTATGGTATGAGCGTGCGGCATATCTGGCAGCGCAATTCTGACAAGGATTGGGCAGGATATGCCAATCTTACCTACCGGCCGTTTATTTTTAACCAGGAGATAGAATTAGACGGAGGTGGTTTATATCGTTATAAAACGAGAGATAACTATTACAACGACTATAGCCTGAAACCGTTCTATGGAAGTACCCAGGCATTTCATACCATTGATACCCTGAGCCTGGCATTCAACCCTACACAAAACGGAAGTGGCAGCGTGAGTGCGCTGACCCCCAATAGTTATACTGCCCATGAAAAAATAGCTGCCGGTTATATACAGGCCAGGTTCCTGTTATTAAAGGCCCTGCAGGTCATCGGCGGCGTGCGGGTAGAAAATACGCAACAGGATTTCACTACAGTGATGCCAGCTGAATTCTCCGGAAAAAATGGTACCATCCGTTATACAGATGTATTGCCCAGCATACACTTCAAGTACATGCTGGATAGCAAAGAAAATATCCGTTTATCTTATTTTAAATCCATCAGCAGACCCGGATTCGGAGAACTGGTGCCCTATTCTATTCCGGGCGAGCAGTTTACAGAAATGGGTAACCCCTACCTGAAACACGTGCGGGCCGATAATATTGATGCCCGTTACGAGCTTTTCCCCGGTGGCTCCGACCAGTTATTACTCGGAGGTTTTTACAAACAACTGCAGAATCCTATTGAGTATTTTGTTATCAACCAAGGTGGCCCAAGTAACCTGAACATACAGGCACAGAACACCGACAAAGCCACCAATTTCGGTTTTGAAGCTGTTTATACAAAATTCTTCGGCAAATTTGGGGTGTCTGCAAACTATACCTACACCCACTCAGAAGTGACTACGCCCAAAACCACTAAGTACTACGACAAGGTATCAGCGCAAACATTAACCGGTACCACTACCCAAACCCGCCCTTTACAGGGTCAGGCAGATCACGTGGGTAACGCATCGCTCCTGTATAAAAACCCGAAGATCGGCCTTGATATGCAGCTGGCATTTTCCTACACCGGTAAGCGGATCGCGCAGGTATCTTCCTGGTATGGGCTGGATATCTGGCAAAAGCCATACACCCAGCTGGATTTCTCACTGGAAAAAAGTTTGTCTAAACACTTCTTCTTCTATACCAAAATCAACAACATCACCAATTCGGCTAACAGGTTGTACATAAAAGTAGATGAAGCCGTGCTGGACAATTTCATCTCTCAGGGCCTGCCAGGTCAGAAAGCGGGCAGCCATATCGTTAACATGCAAAAACAGGTGGTATACCTCAACTTCCTGGGCGGAATTAAATACAAGTTTTAATTCAGACACTCAACTCAAACTTTAATATCAGCAATAATGAGAAAAATATTATTTCCTGTTGTTACCATACTTTCCGTTCTGATATTCACCAGCGGATGTAAGAAATGGGCAGATGAAAAAACTGATATCTACAAATATAATCCTCCTGCCGGACAACCGGTAAGTGATGCCACTCCGTTGTGTGGCTCCATCAAAGGCGTAATGTTGTCGGGGAAGACATATACCATTGGCTGTGATGTTTACGTCAATCAGGGCGACACCCTGCTCATTCAGCCAGGTGTAACCATCAATGTAACGAACGGTTCCGGTATTGCCGTGCGTGGGATACTGGTGAGCCAGGGTACCAGGTCGCAGCCGGTTATTATGACTGTACCCGGACTGGCAAAAGACAATACACCCGGACTTTCCTACGCTGCCGATTCCGCGCATAGCAGCAACCGCCTCTGGAAAGGGATCGCCTGCGATACTTCCTGCCCCATGCTGGTGTTGAAATGGACGCATATCGATTTCGCAGGAGCAGCCTATGGTAAAACCTTTGGCCCGGCAGTACAACAGAAAGCAGGAACCTCTTTCAACCTGCTCTTCCAGAATCCCAACGGATATTTCATTGTAGAGGATTGCTGGCTCTGGGGTGGTACAGACGACTGTATCAGGGTATCCAGCGGTAAGATCCATGTTTTCAGAAATACATTTGAAAAAACCGGAGGTACAGGTGGCGACTGCGTCAATGTAAAAGGTGGCACCACCGGCACCATGGCCTATAACTTTTTCATCGGCACAGCCTACAATGGCCAGAAAGCTTCCAACAAAGGTCAGGGAATCGGTGCTCCTCAAACAAGCGTGGTGATGTACAACAGTACATTCGTGAATGGTGGTCGTGGTGTGGTGCCCGGCCAGAGGGGTTCTACAGTCAACTTCGAAGAAGGGGCCAGAGGCGCCTTTTATAACAACGTAGCCGTAAACTGCCGCGTAGGTTACCGCGTAGTAAACAATCCCGCCGCTGATACGGCTCACCTTACTTACAGCAACAACTACCAGTACGCCGATTCACTGGTGATTGCCAACAACTTCTTTACCTCCGGTACTGTATGTACCCGGCCACAGCCTACGGACCTGCCGAATCCGGCTTCCTATCTGCCGGCTAACTTCGATTATACCAATCCGAAATACGATGGTACCCCGGTAGTACAGAAACTGAATCCGATGTTCGTTAATTATCCACTGCCCAGTCCTTACTCGCCGTGGGGACTGACATCGATCGGCAGCTACAATTTCCATATACAGCCAGGCTCTCCCTTAGCAGGAAAGGGCTATACCGGCGTACATCCGTTGGTGGTAGTGCCGCTGGATGCTGTGTATGGCGCATCTGAAGTAACTCCTCCAGGTGTGGATCTGGGCTGCTTCCAGATTAATGGTTCGGGTAATCAGCATTGATAAACAGCAATAGATTTTCGGGGACCGGGAAATGGGAACATACTCATTTCCCGGTCCTCATTCACCATTATAACCTATATTAAGATGAGAAACTCCATTCACAAAGCACTGTACCTCCTTCCGGTAGCAGCCATATTGTTTGGCGCCTGTAAGAAAGATAAAAACGACGACAAAAAAGAAGAACCGGGCCAGGTTCAATTCATTTTCACTTCAGATGCCCATTATGGCATCACCCGCGCTAAGTTTCAGGGTAAAACCAACGTTGACGCACATACGGTAAATGCTGCCATGATTGCCAAAATCAATGGCATGCCTGATGTAACACTTCCCGCAGATGGCGCTTTAAATGCCGGCCAGAAGATTGGCAGCATCGACTACCTCTTTGAAGCCGGTGATATTGCGAACCGTATGGAAGTTTCATCAAATGTGCAAACAGGTGCCGCATCCTGGGAGCAATTCAAAACAGATTACCTGCAAAGCCTTACTATCAAAGGACAAAATAGTCAGAAAGCAGCAGTTCTGATGGTGCCCGGCAATCATGATGTATCCAACAGCATTGGCTACTACACAGCGATGTCGCCGATAACAGACGCTACGTCTATGGCCAACATCTATAACCTGATGTTCAACACCAGTATTAAAACTGCGGCTAACTTCAACCCTAAAGCCGACAGAATCAACTACTCAAAAGAAATTGCAGGCGTTCACTTCTGCTTTATCCAGATGTGGCCCGATTCGAGTGTAAGAGTTTGGATGGAGAAAGATTTGCAGGCAGTTCCGGCTGTTACTCCGGTAGTTATCGTGGCACATGATCAGCCTGCGGTTGTATCCAATCACTTTACCAACCCTAATGGCGACCATAGCATTAACAATACTGATAAATTTGATAATGTACTGGATGAAGTATTTAAATCAGGTAAGACAGCAAATACAGCAGATGCTACAGAGCAGCGCGGATTTGTTGCTTTCCTGAAAAAGCATACCAATATCAAAGCATATTTACATGGCCATGTGCACGAAAGCAAGTTTTATACCTATACCGGGCCCGACAACGATGTGTCATTAGCAACAGTTGGCGCCGATTCCCCGATGAAGGGAGTAGTGTCGGCGGCCGATGAAACCAAACTGTCTTTTCATTTTGCCGTGCTGGATGCGAAAACTCAAATGCTAACGGTGCGTGAAGTGTATTGGAATCCGGATGCTGCTAATCCTTCAGCAGCCGTAAAGTGGGGTAATATGGTAAACATCAGTTTGAAATGACTTTTGTAAAGCATTATTAAGGACTTGCGCCAGTAGGCTACTGGTGCAAGTCCTCTCTTTTCAATTTCAAAAAAAAGTTCACAAATTGAAGCCCGATTACATTAAAGAATTTCAGGAAAATTCTTTACTCATTTTAAACGTATAGTCTTTTTGATTGATTCCACAATGCTATTTACTTCCTCAGACATCATCTTGTTGTATTCTAGTACAATAATAGCATATCTACCCTGTTTCAAATCAGAATCGATTTCTGTATAACAGTCTTCATCATAGGTATATTTGACAACCATGAAACTTGCTCCATTGTAAGACTCTATTACAGATGAGTAGTCCTTAAAATTAGATGAGTTGCTCTTAGTCTCAAAATGCTTCTGAAATAGACCGTCAAAAAATTGTTTCCTTGCTTCAAGACTGGAAGGGTCAAATTTAAATGGTTTCATTTCTCTAACGACCATACCAATACCTTTGTCATTATAGTAATATTGATCTCGATCCAAATATTCCTTTGGCTTTGATAGATGTTCTTTTATCTGAGTCTTGTATTCTGCCAGAGAAGTATTCTTAAACCCTTTAGGTAATTGAAATGATATTGTATTATTACCAGCTTCTTGAGCATAGCACGAAAATGAGATAATAATAGCTACTATAAATAAAGAAATTATTTTATTCATGTTTATATTTTTTACTTTCAATTTTAATTTATTTACAAGGTATCGCAATGACTTCTTTCGATGTGCCGTTGAATAATACTGGCATCACACCACCCCCATCAAGCGGATCGATATATAGATTTATGGACGATCCAAAAATTACAGAAAGTGCAGCTACACCAGACCTATACTCAGCTGATTTTGCCTGAAAATTGTCTTCAAAGGCAGCCGGATTTGATTTGAATGACTCATGCAATGATTTAATCTGATTCCAATCGTTTAAAGTAACAATAAAATTATTTGACTTGGTTACAATAGTAACACTCGCATTATTAACGAAGAAATCCTGCTCTATCCAGCCGCTCTGAAACTCTGGACTATCTAGTGCCCACTCCACAATATCAAATATATCCTGTGGGGTAGGTGTACTCCCGTTAGGATGGCTGTGCACAAACCCTACAGTATAACCGTCCTTGTCGTTCCATGTAAAATTAGACTTTAGCTGATCTATTTTGCCATCGGAATAAATCGGTTTTTGAATCCATTTACCAGCACCATATTTGGCACTTAATACCTGCTCAACTCCCCATTCATTTGGAGATGTTGCAAGTTTATCCCTTAATTCCTTCAGGGGGGCACTGTATGCAGGGATTTTCATGTTTTTATCAATAGTTTGCCTTTCGTCGCAGAGATTCTTTACAATAGAGACATCGGTTTGTGGCTCTTGTGGTTCCGGATCATAAGGAAACTCTCCTTCGCCGATGCCTCCATCCCCCCCACTACCACCGGTGCCACCACCACCGGTACCACCTGGATTAGGATCCCATGGATTGCTGCCTCCGCCACCACCGACCCCCATATCTATACAAACGGAATATCCATGTACAGTGAATACTCCATCTGCATCCAAATAGGTGTCTTCGTAATAAAAACAGGTAATTTCAGGTTTTGCCTGATTTTCAAATGCCTGCTTATTTCTGAATACCTGATAGTTGGCATTGAACTTGCGTACCCCATTTTCGTAATATCCACCATATAATGGATTCATATTGAGGTCGAACCTTACAGCTGATCCGGTAAAGGTAGTGGGATCAAAAAAATGATGCTTCTTTACAAATTCAGGTTTTGCCATGATCAGAACAACACTACCCGCGAATTTCCCATTTCGTTTGGTAATAATTATTCTTCTGATAGTCCTGCTTCTTTTTTCGAAGCGGTTGGAAAAAGGAAATGGCACTACAACTTCTTTTTGACCCTTAACTGCAGACGTTACCCGGGCATTTTCCCAATCAGGCTCACCTGTAGTATTATTGTGGATAAACGAAGAATACCATTTTTGGGCGGCTGCAATAGTTGGATCCACAAGCTGAGAGCCTTTTTCTGTTTTCGAACAGGATACAAACGAGAGGACACTAAATAACAGAAGAATAATGGGTAACTGTAGATTTTTGAACATATTAGACTGCTTGGCTCACTGTGACTAAAGACATATTCACAATGAAAGATTAACAAAGTATATTGGTGAATTAAGCTAGGGTAATATCATGAGTGCTAGCAGAATATTAGAATTTAAGCGGGGCGAAATTAGGCCAATAATAACAGATCAATAATATATTCTATAAAACGACTGATATCCTCGACAAAACAACCATTTTAGTTCATTTCGTGTATTCCTCTCCGTTATTTCCTTTCCAGATTATGATAACCATCGGATCGAATAGTAGCAATTACAATTAAATAGACGGCATTAATGGAGACCTCTAAGGCTTCCAGGGACCGGGAGATGGGAACAGCACCCATTTTCCGGTCCCTGAAGTTTTTATCGATCCAGATCACCAGTTTTGAAAAATCAACGTTGATCAATTCATTCGCCTATCCACACTCCAACGATATCCCGGCAACGTAGCCAACAGAAAGCTAGCCGCACTGGCCGTGAACACTGAATAATTCAAAGGCTGCTGCACACCAAGCGCCATAGTCATTGCTAATGCAAACAATAAAGTCAGTACCCCACTTCCTGTTGCTGCCAACCGGGTTTTCCATCCTGCTATCAGCATTAGTGCAAACAGTATTTCTCCGTAGTCCAGTTTAGAGTCGGAGAATAGTCCAGGCTACCAACAAAAACCCCGGCCTCCCAGCTTACCCACTGAAAGAACCGGAGTTTCCTATTCTAACTCAACATAGCGCGCTTTAAGACACTCTTTCTTTTGCTGTTATCCCCAGATAACCAAGATACCTGTCCAGCAGCTGCTTATCAAACACCGGCTCCTCAATTCCTGAGCCATGGAGGAACTCGTCTACATTGTCCTTGTGCCATTCGTAGGTATCCTGGTACAGCTCTACCGTCGACAACCCCTCATGCATATTATCCCTGAACAAACTGGTGAGCGGATACAGGCGGTTTGTTGGCTCGTCTTCCCACTGTTTTCTCCACTCCTTATAAGGCAGTCCTTTCATCTTCAGGTCATAGTGTTGCAACAGCAGATCGAAAAAGGCGGTTAACGTGAGGTTATGCTCCGGCGAGGCAATCAGGTTGAACTTTTGTCCGATCGCATTCCGGTTCTTTGTGATATGCACAATCGCTTTTGCCATATAATCCACCGTGATAAGTCCTTCTCTTAACTCGCGGAGTAGCGGATAAGAACCATACTCCACGCAGTTCTTCACCAGACCTGACCACCATTGGTAAGGAGCGGAAGCACCGGATTCGCTATGGCACATCGCGTATCCCAAACGATAAGTGATCACCGGCAGCCCCTGTGCGGCAGCCAGGTCTGCTACGGCTTCCATTACCCATTTACTTCTTACATAACCAATGTCTTTACTCACCGCCAGCAGGTTCTGGGCAATGTCGTCGGTTTCCTTCATGACTGTTTTGCCGGTGAATACATGCCCCCAGCTATAAACAGAAATAGTGGAAAGCAAAGCGAGACATTTAGTTTTTCCTGCACCTGCAAAACGGATGATCTCCCTCAGCCCATCTACGTTGGGGCGTTTCATATAGGAATACGGCTCGATAAAATTGACGGAACTGCCCGAATGGTAAACCACCTCCAGTTTCTCTGCCAGTTCATCGAACTTCTCCTGCGACAGGCCCAGGTGCTGTTGCGAAAAGTCGCCTACCACCGGTATAATCCGGTGCTTTTGCGCCTCACGGATATTGATATGATAGGTCGTAAAGGTGTGATAGATCTTTTCCATCGCATGGTACTCATCTTTCGCTCTCACGAGGCAGTACACCGTTGCCCGCGTATGATCCAGCAGCTCCTGCAGCAGGTGTATCCCAACGAAACCGGTGGCGCCCGTCAGCATCACGGCCGACTGATGCTCCAGCACGGAATAATCGAAATCGTTCCGGAACGTGACATCCGGCAGCAGCCATGCATCCTTTTGCAGCTCCACGTATGGTTCTACATCTTCCAGGCCCGGTTCCACGGTGGAAGCCAGTTTCGTTCTGTTGTCGATTTCAGCGGCCAACGCCCGGAGTACCGGGAACTGATATACGTCGCGGATATAAATCTTCATATTCAGCCGGGATCTCAGTTGTGTGGCCATTGCAGCCACCAGCAGGGAATCCCCGCCAATGTCGAAGAAGCTATCGGTATAATGTACAAACGGCCGTTCCAGCAACCCGGCCCATACCTGTGCAATGAGCTGTTCTGTAGCTGTGCCGCCTTCTTCCTGTTCCATATTTTCCGGTGCTGCCTGTTCTGCCAACGCCACCAGCCGGGCTTTGTCCATTTTTCCGTTCGCCGTTACCGGAATCTCATTCAAACAAATAAAACGGGCCGGGATCATATAACCAGGCAGCTCTTCCCTGAGCTGCTGCCGCGCCAGCGCAATGCCCTGCTGTTCGTTGGGATGCTCCTGCACAATGAACGCCACGAGGTATTTATTCTTACGGCTGTTTTCCATGGTGATCACCGCGGCATTGCTGATATGAGAAAGCAGTGTCAGCGCCTTTTCCACTTCTCCCAGCTCAACACGGAAGCCGCGTATCTTCACCTGGTTATCGATCCTGCCGAGGAATTCAATGCTGCCATCCGGCAGCCAACGGGCAAGATCACCGGTTTTATAGAGCTTCTGACCTGGCGCAAACGGATGATCTACAAATTTTGTATCTGTCAGCTGCTGATTATGGAGATACCCTTTGGCGATGCCAATTCCACTCAGGCAAAGCTCCCCAACAGCACTTTCCGCCACTGGCTGTAAATGCTGATCAAGTATTAAAGCCCTTGTTCCGGGAATTGGCTGACCAATGGAAGATACATACGCCCCATTTACATCCCTTACCTGACGCCAGGTAGCAAATATGGTATACTCAGTAGGTCCGTAGTAATCTACCAGCTGGTACGACAGGCCATCTGTCAACACCGGTTTCAGCTTCTCCCCTCCGGTAAATAAATACTGTAGCTGCAAACCAGACTGCTCCCGGCTCAGCGCCACTATTTCCGGTGCGAGCACCGCTGGCGTATAGGCGTGGGTGATACCATTACGTTCATAAAAGGCAAACAACTGCGCTGTATCAATCCTTTCCTCATCTGTGGCGATAAACAGCGTTGCGCCCGACAGCAGCGCCGACCATAACTCCCAGACGGAAATGTCGAATGCCAGTCCGGCTACCAGCGTAAGCCTGCATTCTTTGCTTACCCCGAAATGCCGGATATGCCAGGTGATCAGATGCTGCACCGCTTTATGGGTCACCATTACGCCTTTAGGCTGACCAGTAGATCCGGAGGTGTAAATCACATAAGCAAGATCGTCGGCATCCGGTACCAGTTCCAGTGGTTCCGGCGCGGGCAGTGCTGGCAGCTTATCCGAATACAACACCGTAGTATCCTGCAGCTGTACTGACCGCGAAAACAGGGACGATTGGGTAATGATCACCGTTGCCTCCACATCTGCAATAATAAAGGCTACCCGCTTTGGCGGATAAGCTGCATCAATGGGCACATAGGCTGCGCCGGTTTTCAGCACCGCCAGCACAGCGATCACCCATTCAACAGATCGCTCCAGGTAAACCGGTACATAACTGCCTTTTTTAACGCCATGGGCAGTAAGCAACCGGGCCAGCTGGTTACTGCGCTGGTCCAGCTCTTCGTAAGAAAGTTTGCTACCGTTGAAGTCCACTGCAATGTTCCCAGGCACGCTATGCGCCGTTTTTCGGAATAAGGACACCAGTGTTTCATGTGGGTGGAAATCGGGAGACACGTGCGGGTCAATCGCTTCCCGGTCACGGGAAGA
The genomic region above belongs to Chitinophaga sp. 180180018-3 and contains:
- a CDS encoding TonB-dependent receptor, whose product is MSTSTCKLLSLLGGICCSLPTLAGIIKGKVSDSKTHEPIVGAVIEAESGKMKYKTVANLDGSFVFKNLPEGNYEVKIKFIGYKSSEEFKVTLKDARSIESIGNIELKDEIKELGAVNINGGSKHSDSYVRAMEKNGDVVQNILSARAIQLLPDVTVANALQRVSGVTIQRDNSGEGRYAIIRGMAQRYNNTLVNGVKIPSPDDKYRFVPMDLFPSDMLERLEVIKALTPGMEGDAIGGTMNLVMKSAPDHFMLNASLAGGYSTLFSDRPFSAFDHAGMKSPSPAEIHGNGYTATAADFRLNHFHYHDKSSPVNTTAGLTIGNRFFNKKLGVIVSASYQNFFRGSNTQTIIPSANTNIIPQPTTLMITDVLDREYSTQTNRIALHNKIDYVFNDRNTISLYNFYVHQNEYQTRYTNDTTFGTNSSAVQKSVDVEYRSRWQIQDIYNATLHGAHQLSNQVSFDWSGVYSIAKSNVPDMASYDFNSNVLFDGKGNATGADSSTYGMSVRHIWQRNSDKDWAGYANLTYRPFIFNQEIELDGGGLYRYKTRDNYYNDYSLKPFYGSTQAFHTIDTLSLAFNPTQNGSGSVSALTPNSYTAHEKIAAGYIQARFLLLKALQVIGGVRVENTQQDFTTVMPAEFSGKNGTIRYTDVLPSIHFKYMLDSKENIRLSYFKSISRPGFGELVPYSIPGEQFTEMGNPYLKHVRADNIDARYELFPGGSDQLLLGGFYKQLQNPIEYFVINQGGPSNLNIQAQNTDKATNFGFEAVYTKFFGKFGVSANYTYTHSEVTTPKTTKYYDKVSAQTLTGTTTQTRPLQGQADHVGNASLLYKNPKIGLDMQLAFSYTGKRIAQVSSWYGLDIWQKPYTQLDFSLEKSLSKHFFFYTKINNITNSANRLYIKVDEAVLDNFISQGLPGQKAGSHIVNMQKQVVYLNFLGGIKYKF
- a CDS encoding metallophosphoesterase; this encodes MRNSIHKALYLLPVAAILFGACKKDKNDDKKEEPGQVQFIFTSDAHYGITRAKFQGKTNVDAHTVNAAMIAKINGMPDVTLPADGALNAGQKIGSIDYLFEAGDIANRMEVSSNVQTGAASWEQFKTDYLQSLTIKGQNSQKAAVLMVPGNHDVSNSIGYYTAMSPITDATSMANIYNLMFNTSIKTAANFNPKADRINYSKEIAGVHFCFIQMWPDSSVRVWMEKDLQAVPAVTPVVIVAHDQPAVVSNHFTNPNGDHSINNTDKFDNVLDEVFKSGKTANTADATEQRGFVAFLKKHTNIKAYLHGHVHESKFYTYTGPDNDVSLATVGADSPMKGVVSAADETKLSFHFAVLDAKTQMLTVREVYWNPDAANPSAAVKWGNMVNISLK
- a CDS encoding amino acid adenylation domain-containing protein — encoded protein: MTILFSSRDREAIDPHVSPDFHPHETLVSLFRKTAHSVPGNIAVDFNGSKLSYEELDQRSNQLARLLTAHGVKKGSYVPVYLERSVEWVIAVLAVLKTGAAYVPIDAAYPPKRVAFIIADVEATVIITQSSLFSRSVQLQDTTVLYSDKLPALPAPEPLELVPDADDLAYVIYTSGSTGQPKGVMVTHKAVQHLITWHIRHFGVSKECRLTLVAGLAFDISVWELWSALLSGATLFIATDEERIDTAQLFAFYERNGITHAYTPAVLAPEIVALSREQSGLQLQYLFTGGEKLKPVLTDGLSYQLVDYYGPTEYTIFATWRQVRDVNGAYVSSIGQPIPGTRALILDQHLQPVAESAVGELCLSGIGIAKGYLHNQQLTDTKFVDHPFAPGQKLYKTGDLARWLPDGSIEFLGRIDNQVKIRGFRVELGEVEKALTLLSHISNAAVITMENSRKNKYLVAFIVQEHPNEQQGIALARQQLREELPGYMIPARFICLNEIPVTANGKMDKARLVALAEQAAPENMEQEEGGTATEQLIAQVWAGLLERPFVHYTDSFFDIGGDSLLVAAMATQLRSRLNMKIYIRDVYQFPVLRALAAEIDNRTKLASTVEPGLEDVEPYVELQKDAWLLPDVTFRNDFDYSVLEHQSAVMLTGATGFVGIHLLQELLDHTRATVYCLVRAKDEYHAMEKIYHTFTTYHINIREAQKHRIIPVVGDFSQQHLGLSQEKFDELAEKLEVVYHSGSSVNFIEPYSYMKRPNVDGLREIIRFAGAGKTKCLALLSTISVYSWGHVFTGKTVMKETDDIAQNLLAVSKDIGYVRSKWVMEAVADLAAAQGLPVITYRLGYAMCHSESGASAPYQWWSGLVKNCVEYGSYPLLRELREGLITVDYMAKAIVHITKNRNAIGQKFNLIASPEHNLTLTAFFDLLLQHYDLKMKGLPYKEWRKQWEDEPTNRLYPLTSLFRDNMHEGLSTVELYQDTYEWHKDNVDEFLHGSGIEEPVFDKQLLDRYLGYLGITAKERVS